TTGCCTCCTTCCCTCGTATTGTTTGATTCAAAACTGGGGCAACTTAAACTTCTGGAAACCAACGAAAATGTTCTTTGCGAGTCATTAACTGTTAtcgaaagactgttttcgTGCGTAGCCATATTCGAAGAAGgtcagaagatgaaattCATCATGCCTAATTTCTGGTTTGCTTATAACCTTCAATATTGTTCTCATAGATTCATCATATATTCCATCCTCCCAGAGTAGTGAAAGGGACACAGAAGAGGGACTTAGAAAGCAAGTACGCTACTATTGTCCGCATAAAACCGGCCCAGTTGAGATCCAAATTGACCGTTGGACGGAAATGACCCGCGATTTTATACACGGTGATCGTTTGCCGGAAAGATGGTTCAAATGGGAGCAACAAGACCCATAATGTCTTTGAGCGATGTATAAATACGTGTGTTCCTGTCATCGTTATGTTCTTAAGGAGTCTCCTCCCTTGCAAATTTATCCCGATGGGTGGAAATCTTTGTTGATGACTCCGTTACTCGTTATCCATGAAATCCGTGGCTTTGGCGGTCGACCTTCTCGATATGTCTGGTTCAAGCAAAGCTCGGGTCTTGACGGCGCTTAATGGGAATTCAAAGTTTCCACACGAGGCTAAAACAGCTCAATTTTCTGCCAACATGTGCTCTAAACACTCCCAATGTTGACTTATATATATTTGTGCATTCAATACTAGCGAACAGTTATAAACTTCAAATTCTTATCTTTAACATCCAGGCTACCTATTGATCACAAGCTATCCTTTTCGTGAACTATTTTTGTCTTACTTGCCACGCCATCTACTGACTACTTTAGATCTCAAAACTTTGCTATGAATCGCTGTTTTGAATGATGCAATGATCTACATTGTTGGCCATCTTTCGCTCTCCTCGGTCTGGCGTTCGGTTTATGTCGATGACGCTTTCGCTTTTAAAAACATTTCCcctgtttttttcttcctacTCAGCCATGAAACCAGTGGACAACTCATATATACCTTGCCAGCAATGTGTGTGGTGTCTACAGTCTGAAGCACACATTTCAACTTTCTCCTGATGTCGATCTGATACAAGACAGTATCTCCTTTTACATCTCCCGGGCATAACGGCAATGGCGCCGTCAAGTCCCCGACAGACGCTGAACGGCGTCTATTCTTATTGTTTACTAGCACATCAGGGGCAAGTCGTATTGGGAGCGTGTAACACACTCTGGAAACACCTCCACTTCTTTTCAAACAACCGTGGTCCGTCCGGTGGATTCAAACATATATGTTTTGTCGAGAATAACCACCGTTGAAACGAAGAATCTATACATTTATGCGACCCCATGCGCATACAATCCGGGCGTTGTAGGTGTAGGGTTTCTCTATGACTCATACAATGGCATTGTGATATTTTGTGATTACTTTACCCAGAGATCACCGAGACCCCCCTTCTCACACTTCGACCGGAGAATACGACACGACTCAATTCGATCCATCATTCTCCTATTCAAGATCTACAAAGAAGTCACAAGTGTATTAGTACCTTTGTGTGCCGCAGAGATGATGAGATTATGAATTGCCGCACGAGAAGGCAATACCACTACCCCGTTTTCGCATTTTGAATAGAATCAAGTAGGGCAAATCAATCCCATAACAATTTTATCTTCTCAATCCGAGCTCATAGACTGTCATCGTCGGGAAGTTGCGAGTGTCAATGCCACGTAAGAATAAGACAGCTCCGGCCATGTCTATCTTTGCTTTGGCTAGTTTTGAACGGAATGAGGGGCAATTTAATTGACAATAGAAATAGATAACAAAGGAACGGAATAACTGCGCAGCGAGATCGTGTCTGAACTGGTTGGGCATCCGAATCCAAAAATGAGATTATATTATGTACAAAGGATACCAGAAAGCGATGATAGCGACAGAACAATTCAGGCAAGCGGAATAAAGGGAAGTGGGAATTTAATGTACACTAGATAGGGATGGTGAAGAGAAAGGATTGATATCATAGTGTAGTGTGAATGATGAAGTCCTTGTTACTTTTGAGTTGGGCACTGTATTGGCGTCAATCATGAAGAATGGTGAACGTCCGTTGAAAAGCAGTGCGTTTGTCGGGAGGAACACTATGGGAACTTTGGTGGCAGAACCATCCATCTCCGCGGAAAAACTAGTTGACGTTTTTCAAGCACTCAACCTGGCTTGCTGGAGATACAAGGGTTCATTACCGGAATTAAACCTAAGCAGTGGTCTCGGAGAAAGATCAGAAAGCGCCAAATGTCATTGATGGGTGGTTCCCCGCCAACCCTGAGCTCTGGGTGGACAAGCAGGGTTGATCGGATTGAAGAGAAAGGGCAAACGGAGAGTTTGCGTTTAGACACGCGCTTTGGGCAAATACAGACCGAGGGTGAGCGGCAGGGCTGTTCAGCGATTCCAATTGAGCAAGATAGAAAGGATCCGTCGCTGTGAATAGAGAAGTGGTCGGTGAAGATGGAAAAGGATCCGAGAAATTGTTATGAGACGTGTATCCGGGAAGAAAAACCTCCACATTCGTATTTGCTTGCGATGATTGAGAATCCTGGTATGTAAGAAATACGCTTCCCATGTGCGAGTCAGAAAGGGAGTCCGAAAGAGACGTAGCAGGTATGAGTAGATCCTCCACCATTTTCTCGTCTTCCTCCAGGTTTTctaaagatgaagatgaaactGAGTTTCTGCGGCTACGGCTCGTGTCTATAGCCATGCCCCATCCTTGATTCGAGGAGACCGAAGGTGTACGTGCGGTAGGGGTGGTACACGCTCGTACTTTTAGTTTACGCCCTCGAGGTGAGCATGGAGTCTGGGGTTCATGCTGTATGTCAAGTGCAGAGGAATCACGGAACAGTGTCTGAGCTAGCTGCGCCTTTGAGACGGGTTATCGGTTAATTAATGCTTCGTTCGAACGCTGAGATAAAGATAAAACCTGGAGAACGGCAATGTCGTTGGCTTCTTGGCCTATGTGATTCGAAGAAAGACAGGAGACGAGGTCATCTACAGAGACGGACATATTGTGGGtaagacagagacagagggAGTGAAAGCAAGCAAGTAGCAGGCCCAGTGACAACTTTTTATATGGCTGTCGGTCCGGGGCATCATCCAAGATCTCGGCTTACCCCGCATACCATTTAGATTCAAACGCCACTCTCTTTCGACAAACAACTTTATTTCTCCCTTCATTTGCATTACAATTAGGTAGTGGTGTATGTTATTAGGGTAGCGCCATTTAAATTATTCGTCTTTATGCTTTAATAAGAGGTTGCAGGGACTGTTGGCCGCTAGTTAGTCTCCTGTTAGCTAAAGCGAGGTCCTCCAACTTACCGCTTTGGTTATCTCAAAGATTCTCCGTTGACCTGCAAAGAGGATGGCCGCCGTGAGAACACTCTGCACAATTTTGCTTCCAATGCCCTTGTACAGGCCCTCGATTCCTTCCTCCTTCAAAATGGTCAGCAATCCGTCAATGGAGGATTTGTATCTCAACGCATTGGCGGATCCTGCCTGCAAACGGCTCTTTACAACACTGAAAATGCCCGCGATGAGAATTACAATCAGAGAGGAAAATGACGACATACATGTATGGATAGGTAATGCTTGTGGCAACTAAGAGGCGGCAAGTCAGAAGACGGTGAAGGGTCGAGAATCTAATGGCAAATCACCTAGTTTTGAGAGCGCGCCCAGGACAAAGAAGTCCATATCAGTTAAAACCGCAACAGCCGTCGCTGCTCCAGCTGCGGCACGAAGCTTGGCTGTACGTCTTGTTATCAAGAAGTTCTTCAGCTGTTCAAATGCCGTATATTGAATGATCGGGTTGATGACAAGGACCAGAGCGGGTCCTATCCCTCGCCACAGGGCACTTTATTACGTATGTCAGAAATGTGCTATTAAGATAGAAGGTGGGTATGATGATGAACTAACCCAATTCCATCTTTCGCCAAGATGCTCTGAACAGTCTCTAAAAATCCAAGTTTCTTCGTAACGGTTGTGTTTCCGTCCGACCCCATTGTGCGGACAGCTTGGGATGTTTGGATGACCCATATAGGGTTGCTGATTATGGTTGTAGCAGAACCTGCAACATTTATATGGTAAGTGTCATGCAGAATAGAGAGGTGTGAAGACAGACCAGCAATTAGCCCAGTCAACATGGACTCCAGGGTACTGAGTGCCTTGCTACCTCCTGTTCTCGTGCGAAGTATAGCCTCCCTCGAGCGCTCATAGAAGTAGTAATAAACGCTACCAAAACAACCTTTAGATCTCAGACAATTCATTCGTTAGGAAGATGACCTACCCATTTGTAACAGCGATACCCAATAAGCTTGAGTCCAACCCACTATAGAGGCCCAGAACTCCTTCACGTTTGATGATGTCGATAATTGCTTGGTACGTCGACTATTGTTCCGTAATTAGTCTTGAACGACGCAGTTATACCAGCACAGATAGACTAGATGCGAACCTTTTGCTCCTTCTTGGTTTCTACCGCTGCTCGAGTAGAAAGAAAGATGAGAGGGCTTTTTATCCCGGTCAGCGCGATCACTCCTACGGAAAAGTGAAAAAGCAATGGTTGCGTACTAAGTGGCCGTCATCGCCACGATGcctccagcagcaccagcgaCAGCATGGATAGCGGAATCACTCATTGTAGGCTTtgtgaaaaggaaaagaaaagattcGTGTGTGGTTGTAAGGGACTGTTCACAAGGTTTTTACATATGTACGAAATTCGGGTATCGGTTGTGATTGCGTTCCAGGACTCGGGACATCCTGACGTCGTTGGGTCTAACGAAATCACATGTCACCCATCACTCAGCCATGCCTTCCCCGCGTTCTTCACTAAGAGTACCTAGTGCGGATACAAAATGAATGTTACGGAGCTCCATTTCCATCCCGTTGACGTTCATTCTCCCGATGCCAATTATTATTTAAGTTACATTGAGGAtacaaagagaaagaaggaaaactAATCACTAATCACCCAGAGACTTCAGGAGGCCCTTCAACTCTTCAATGTCCTTTGCAAACCCATTAGAGCTGCCCGAGCTGTCAGCTTTGTTGATAGTAACTCCTGAGTAAGCGGCCCCGTCTGGCGCTGTCGATTTGCCATCATCCTTACTCAACCACTCGTCCAGTTGAGCAATGATAGAATTAGCTTTCAACCGGAAATGTGTTTGTATGACTTCGGCAAATGGTTCAGGGGGATTTTTGAGGTTTCCGAGCATCTGCAGGCCATCATGTTCACTTCATTCCTCTCAATATCGATGCTATCATGACAACTCACTGCAGTCCGCACGACCATGCGTCTCACATTGGCAGAATCTACAAGAATGCAGGTTGAGATGGCGACCCCCAGAATGCAAAAGTAACTGAAAAGGACACACATGCTTGTGACGCCGGGGTGCCAGAGCCTGTGGCCCAACCTGGCTCATTAAGATATGGTTCATCGCATAAAATCATGGATTGTATTGAAATGAGAACCTATGGGCATTTAGATTATTGATATCAAGAAACTGCTTTGAACATACTTGTAGTAAGGTAGATTTGCCAGAAACCCAACCAGGGCCTTGCCAAGTGCCAAGTAACGAGAGACATACTTTACCGTCCTGCAGATGGTCATGAGTATGTAAACCATCTACTTTGACTCTCAACGTACAGCGTACAAATTTGGGTTGAAACGGTACTTCCCGCCGTTCGTCTATAATGAGCAGAACATTATTATATAAATCTTGCTAAGAAAAATCTGTTGCAACTTACAGTCATGTATTTTACGTTAGGAGGTGATTGGTTGTAACTCGGTCCTAAGAAAATATCGAATAAATAACTAGATGTTTGTATTAGACAACAGCAAAGTTGTAGTCAGGAGAGAAGAGTGGCCCACCATCCGTTATGATACCTGCAAATAGGAAGTTAATGTAGCAATACGAAACAGAAAGATCAATAAAGCTTACGGGGTCCCTTCTGGCCCTGTGATCAGTGCTTTGATGACATCGACCCGTGTTTCGTCGACCCtcaaaaatatggaagaaccCCAACTGACAGGTAAGTTGGTCGTCAAGATCGCCAGCTACAAAGTGATTTAGCAGTCTTCATGTAATGAGTAGGGAACTAGAAACTCACTTCTTTGGCGATGGCCAACGACCTCTTGGGAATATCGGAATTTGCTAACATTCGAGCTTCATTATCATAGAAGAATTTATAATGCGGTGTAACGTCGTCGTCCTGTCCCGCGGTAGGCACAGTCAAATCACAGTACTCAAATCTCACTCGAGTCGCCCATTCTGAATAAGCGTGTTCAATTGCATCTTGTGATGCGCCAGCCTCAACACGGTATTGAGTAACGTCGGCAGACGATGAAATATTCGGAAGCGAAGCGTGCAAACGCTCGACGAAGGCATCTCCCTTGGTATCCCGTAGCGAGCGATCGATGGCTGAGACAGTCGCGAGTATACGTCGGCAGAAACGAAGGAGCTTCATGTTCTCATCGGAGGTTATGCTCGTAATTTCTTCCTCAGCTTTTTCCTTCGCATCAACCGTCATACGCTTCTGTTCCTCTGTAAGCTCTTCCGGGGTGGGCTCCACTACTTTATTTCCTTCTAATCCTTTTAACGCTGCCCGGGCTTGTATGGCAATACCCTCAAGAAGCTCCCTAGGACCTGAACTTCCTTCATATACGATAGTCCTTTCTCGCGCTTGATTGTTTTTGGCAACAACAGACTTCACTGATGCGACCACCATGATTGGCATCGCCATCATGCTAGCCAGAGCTTCATGATTGGAGACGGTCTAGCGCAGCAAGTCAAGTCAAAATCGACGAACAAAGAAGACAGTCTTTTAGATACCTCTAACCATTCAAGTAGCTCAAAGTAGAGTACTGATCGGTCGGACATGTCTGCTAACGAATCATTCCGAAGAAGGCTGCTACAAATGTGGTTGAAGCGTCTGCGAAGGTGAGCTAAAGCAGTTGGGTGGACCAAGTAATCGCTCGTTCTCCCACCACCCTCGCGATTGAGATTAGGTAGGTAGACACGTATGGAACTCATCAATTTCGAAATCTTTTCGTCCTTCGAGCGTTGATTAGCCAAGGCCTTCAATTGTCCGGTATTCTTGAAATATAGTATATGAGTGGCAAATCTACAAGCTCGAGCAAGAGAAGACCTACATCTTCGGTAGCGTCGCCGTCATAGCCAATACCACTGCtactttttgctttcttcccAGGGCCATAGTACATGCTATCCTCATCATCTCCATCGACATTGCTCCCGTCAGGTTTGCGTTTTTTGGCTGTTCGGACGCCTAGATCATCTGAATCCAAAACTTGCTGGCTATAGAGTTGGTCAAGCATTATTAAGCCGACTCCCAGTATAACACCCTGGAGATTCGAACAGTGAAAAAGGGGGTCTTCGCGACTAGCAGCATGTTTTTCATGATCGATTGAAACAGGTTCGCCACAAGCTAGGCACATTTTCGAGTGACATCTAGGACAAATTTTTGTCACCCGACTTCGTAGTCGATCGATATATGTTGTGAAATTGGCCTACAGCATATTAATTCATTGTGGCTTGTACAAATAATATTTTAGAGCGCTGACTTACATGTAAGGCGAAGAAATCGCCCTTGTTCCGGGAAATTGACGCCCCACAATCGTGAGGGCATGGAGTGGCATCCGTGCTGAGTTGAGAGTAAAGACTAAACAAAAAACTTTGTTCACCACCTTCAGGACAGCCCTTCATCCACTGCCCCTGCGTCACTAGAGGCACTGATTCGTTCGTCTCATGAATGACTATCGTTTCTGGTATTTCATCGATCTCAATGACCTCTTCCTTACGATCTTTAGAGAAGAAAATTCCTGCGGATACATTGCAAGTAAGCGCCGACTTGGCCGCGGCCGTGTTGAATTGGATCTTACCAGAGTAAGGATCGACATCTACATTTCCTGCCCCTGATGTAGCAGTGATTCCATTCATTTCTCCAAAGTCAGAGTCGTAATCGACATAGTCGCCTCCATCTCAAACGGATTTATCAGTCAGACGACTGTCAAGTGAGACGATGAAATGGAGTTcaccatcgtcatcgtcctcgtcttcatcctgGTCTTCTGCGTCATCcatatcttcgtcatctgaAGGCGTCTATTAATCTGATATTTTAATCCGAGTGTCATGACAAGGAAGGCCGGTCAAAACGTACAGCTGGCCGCGGCACTTTGTCCCTTGCAGGAGACGCtctggaagaagacatcTCTACGTCCTCATCCTTGATGTGATCAAATTTGCCCTCAAAAAACCTTTCGGCGGCCTGCATTACATCTTTATATTGTTTCAGCGCAGCGCGCGCCTGGGCATGAGTAGCACCCTATAGACACGTTCATGAAGCCAGTGAGTACCAGGTGCATGATTGAGGCAGTAGACTGGTAGCCGACACACCATTTCAACAAGTTGTTGAACCTCAACCTCCGACATCTTTACTATGAAGTACGTACACAAACAGTAAAATCAAAGGAGAGTCTCGAACTGTAGATTGAAGTTGTGAGCGAGTTACAACCTCGGCTCTGAGAACTTAGTCTGATTGAACTAAACCCAAAGTAAATGCTTATATGTTTACGTAATGTAGTGACTCTTAGTCTCTTTTGGTTGAGGTACTTGAGTACACACGTCTATGGCTGCACACATTGCACAAACAATAATATATAAGATTTCAGTACAAAGATAGCCGTTTTCAAAAGAGCAGTGTCATGCAATGGACACGAGAAACGGAATCTAAAAAAAGGTTATCGGGAAATAACATATAAGCTACCAGAGACCAAAGAGAAATGAGAAGAGAAAATCGCATAGTACATCGTATTTAAATACAATGCAAATGTCACTTTCCAATACAGACCAAGCTAGTCAGACAACAGAACACCTACAGGAGCAAGAAAACGGAAGCATCCCTTCCTACTTTTTCGGAGGTTGAACACTGTCGCGATCGAAGCCAAGGGGATACGATGAAAGATCACTGGTAAGGGCAAGGGTATCAAGGCTGGCTCTCTGCCGCGGAACATTGAACGGTGATGGAGGAGGTTTACTCTCCGATAGGGGATCGGATTCGATTTGGAATGGGAATGATCCCAATCCTGACGACATTGTAGAAAGCTGGGAACCGGTTGACAGACCCAGAGTGCGCCGATTTGGAGGCGCTGGGAGAGTTTCGTCCTGATTATTAGTGGCGGCCTTAGAACCCTCTTGGGCGAATGTCTGGCTAGTAGCAGGAGATGGAGGTGCAATAGTAAAAGTATGTTGATGCAAAGGAGAGCTCGAATTAGTAAATGACTGTTGACCCAACGGAGATACGGGGGGTGATCTAATAGGTCGATCTGAAATCGGCGACGGGGGCACGAATGGGAATGACTCCAGAATGGAGTCAGCACGGGTCGAAGTCGCCGACAGCATAGAGGAACCTGAAATCCTCCTTCTATCAAGACCCTGCGCTTGAGCTTGCGCCTGAGCATGAGCCAGTGCAAGCTGTTGCTGTTCTTGCAAGGTTTGGCCTCCATTACCGGTGGGAGGTGTAACAAGCCGTCCCATAGTTGTCCTATAAGAATTGGCACTGGCAGGAGTTTTGAGACCGACATTGACACGTGTGGCGCTGGCAATATCTATAACAGAGCCGGCTTGGGTACTCATGCTCGAAGGCCTACTCTGGTCGGCGCTTCGTGACCATGGTAGTATTGGCCCATCAGGCACCCAATTAGCGTCGCCAACCTGATTGGTTTGAGTGGACAGACGCCCATATGTCGTCGTGGAAGCAGCCGGTGAAGCAGCGTAATCGGCGTTAGTTGACATGTTATCGTTGAAAGGATTGTTGACCTCTTGACTTTCGTCTGCTTCTTTTAACATATCACTCGGGCCAAAGGAGGTCGAGGCTAAAGGGGACTTAACAGATGGTCTCGAGTAGGCGGGAGGTTTCAAGTTGTCAGATGAGTTGTTTGCCGACAATGAGCCAGCACTGATAACTTCGGCCTTCATAACACCTAAAACTTGACGAACATTGCCTTTCGAAGAGGTCATAATCATTGGAGCTTCATTTAAGAAGTCACTGGAATAGCTGGCGTTGGACATGTACGAATTTCTGGAGGATATACCAGATATACCAGAGCGAGTAGATTGAGAATATCCATTCCGAACGTTCTCATGGGAAACATTGACATGCTCCAGATTGAGATTGAGCTCGGGGGAACGAGGGGGGCGAGAAGGGtaagatgaggaagaagttTGAGAATCCGTGTGCGCTGAGGACAGACGATTGGCGTCAGCGGGAACAAGAGCAATGGGTATAACGTTAGTGCCTCCAGTGCCAGCCGTCTGGATAGAATTGTTGTCGTCAAACGGATTGATCGGAGGCCTGAAGCCGTGCGGGGGGTGTGAAGTAGAGGCTTCTGCATGAGGATCGAGATCGATGGTGTTGGAAGTACTCGTTCTGAGCTCTGCCTGAACCTTCTCCGCAGGGTCCGGACGATTGAGCACCGTCTCAGCAGAGGCGGGAACTTCTTTCTTGACTTCTCGGGGAACCGAACGATGTTTGCGAACTAACGCGGCCTTTCGACGATGAAGGAAGAAAGCGATCACAAGGCCAAGAAAGACGATGGCGCCGATGACACCGCCCGCCAATGCACCTTTGCTGACGCCGCCACCTGATTGCTTGACTGGAGTCTGAAGAACACACTGGTTCTTCGGACAAGTGTTGCAGTCCCTGTGGAAATAGTCAAGGAGTGCAGACGAGATGGCCCAGTGGAATGACATACCTCGCGATTTGGACACAGAATTCGTTGGCCTTGCAACTACATGGCATGAGGTCAGGACATGTCGACACGTCGATACACGCACGAGCCGAAAGAGGATTTGTGACCAttgaataaataaaagagCGTAAAGGTCAAATAAAAAGGAAGACCACTGGGTGGTGGTGAGAAAGAGGGTGGTAACGAGCTCGGCATGCAGAGCACTCGCTCGCAGTCAGAGTAAACGTGGGAAAATCACAGACCCACATGGGCGCTGCTGCAATTAGTTATTTATTTTCTTATATTAGCTAACTCCCCTCCTTAATCTGTACCCCAATGTCGACTCCAGCAATCGCCGCCTCTAATCTTACCTACTCTTATAATAGTTTCTCCCCCCCTTCTCTCATCGATGTAAATATTTCCCTACCAAAGGGTTCTCGCACTATTCTCGTCGGCGCAAATGGAGGCCAGCCCTGCATCTGATAATCCGCCTCTTGCGTCTGACATGTCTTATCCTAGCCGGAAAGTCTACACTGCTTCAGCTTTTGGCAGGGAAGAAACTGATCAACACCCCCGGCGCCGAGCTCACAATCAAGGGCCAAGATGTATTTAGAAACTCTCCCTCAGGTGTAACATTCCTAGGCACAGAATGGTCCGTGTCTATGCTCCTCCAGATTCCCCATGATCCTCCATCTGTTGGTTTCACAGGGCTATGAACCCCGTCGTCCGCGGCGATATTGTCGTCTCCGCATTCCTAGACTCCGTTGGGGGCTATAGACATAAGGAGAGGAGGGACATTCTTCTTGATATTCTCGACATCGACTTGGATTGGCACATGCACCAGATCTCGGATGGTGAACGGCGTCGAGTCCAGCTTTGTTTTGGATTGATGGTCCCTTGGGATGTTCTGTTGCTTGATGAGGTTTGAATCATATAGACAGCATCTACTTATGATTGACTAAATCTCTCAGGTTACTGTTGACCTCGATGTCCTTGTTCGCGATGATCTCTTGAATTTCTTGAAGGCTGATAGCGAGGCTCGGGGAGCAACAATCTTGTGCAAGTTTATACCTTCTTTACACCGTTCTGTATTTATAACTTGCAACAGATGCAACGCATATCTTCGATGGCTTGAATAATTTCCCTACACATGTCGCTCATATGCGCTATGGATCCTTCGTAACCCTTCCCACGCCTTACAATCCTAATCCCAGTCTCGGAACTAGCTCAACATCCACACTATATAACTTGGCTCTTCAATGGCTCAAGGAAGACAGAGACTACCGCCGGGAACTCGAAAGGAATGGTCAACAGATTACTCGCGGAGCACGCAGAGACCAAGTACGTCATCATTCAATCGTTGCCAGGCTTGGCATATGCTGATTTTCGAATCACATTGTCGTTATAGGCGGTCCCTTCTGATTCCGAAACGTTCTACAGAAAGTGAATGTTGTTTCTATCTTTCAAAGCAGTCCAGAGGGAGCTCTACTTACATTTTTTGCCGACTTATAGATACGACTACAGTCATTAATCGGCATGCAACATATAGCGTCCACAGACTATTTGATTTGCCTTTCGTAAATTACTAGGCCATATGGGTGGTGTATAGACAGGTAGAAGAATATCTCTGTTGGGTGGAATACGCAATTAATCGTCAATGCCAACCTTCAACAGTGCCTCAAATAGCGTATTCAACAACGCAATAGCGTATTCAACAACGCAATAGCGCATTCAACAATGCAATAGCGTGTTCAACGACGCTAGGAACTCCAGAGGCAACGCCAGATTACAATGAGTTTCAACACTGCCCAAGACTCCCCAGAGATTTATTGTCTTCAAAAGCATTATGACATGTTTTATATATAAAAGCGCATTGCACAGTTTACTAGATTGCTCAAGCAAAACTATATTTCTACCTATCATCCATGTGGGGACCCCACGAATGTAAGTATTGTTTCTTGTCTAGATGTCGTATTATGCCGTATCACTATCAAGAATCACAGCTTGTGTCATCATGCcggaatgactggcataagCGCCTACCAAAATGATCCTAGTGAGAAATTAAAATTCGATGGCACATGTCGTCATAGGTATCCTATCCCTTTGCCCCTTTCATCTGCCCAGTAAcgttactttttttttaagTTAATCAGGAACGATCTCATAGCAAAACGCctttaaaatcaaaaaagtCTTTAAAGTCCGGACGAACAAGACTATCAACTATGTATGTATCTATTTCTGATTTTCGCACCCCTGAACACTTCTACACGTTACTTCACCGCCCAAAGCTGGACACTCCGTTATTCACAACTTGATCAAAAAACCGTTAAGCAATAACATTGATAACTGCTTCGGTTCCTCCTCTAACAAGGACGGGGCTTCCATCGGTACCATTGATATTGTGAATGttgttcaaaatcaaagTGTAAGTGGCGTTGAAGAAAAATCCGTGCGGAACCTAAAACAAATCGCGAGGTTGATTCAAACGGCGTGGATGCGTTATGCATTGGATACTTACCTTGACGGAGAACGAATCGGACAGCGCGCCTTTGGGTAGAGCGTGGCGAGCAAGGATGATTGG
The sequence above is a segment of the Psilocybe cubensis strain MGC-MH-2018 chromosome 4, whole genome shotgun sequence genome. Coding sequences within it:
- a CDS encoding Peroxisomal nicotinamide adenine dinucleotide carrier, which encodes MSDSAIHAVAGAAGGIVAMTATYPLIFLSTRAAVETKKEQKSTYQAIIDIIKREGVLGLYSGLDSSLLGIAVTNGVYYYFYERSREAILRTRTGGSKALSTLESMLTGLIAGSATTIISNPIWVIQTSQAVRTMGSDGNTTVTKKLGFLETVQSILAKDGIGALWRGIGPALVLVINPIIQYTAFEQLKNFLITRRTAKLRAAAGAATAVAVLTDMDFFVLGALSKLVATSITYPYIVVKSRLQAGSANALRYKSSIDGLLTILKEEGIEGLYKGIGSKIVQSVLTAAILFAGQRRIFEITKASLQPLIKA
- a CDS encoding Baculoviral IAP repeat-containing protein 6, giving the protein MSEVEVQQLVEMGATHAQARAALKQYKDVMQAAERFFEGKFDHIKDEDVEMSSSRASPARDKVPRPATPSDDEDMDDAEDQDEDEDDDDDGGDYVDYDSDFGEMNGITATSGAGNVDVDPYSGIFFSKDRKEEVIEIDEIPETIVIHETNESVPLVTQGQWMKGCPEGGEQSFLFSLYSQLSTDATPCPHDCGASISRNKGDFFALHANFTTYIDRLRSRVTKICPRCHSKMCLACGEPVSIDHEKHAASREDPLFHCSNLQGVILGVGLIMLDQLYSQQVLDSDDLGVRTAKKRKPDGSNVDGDDEDSMYYGPGKKAKSSSGIGYDGDATEDNTGQLKALANQRSKDEKISKLMSSIRVYLPNLNREGGGRTSDYLVHPTALAHLRRRFNHICSSLLRNDSLADMSDRSVLYFELLEWLETVSNHEALASMMAMPIMVVASVKSVVAKNNQARERTIVYEGSSGPRELLEGIAIQARAALKGLEGNKVVEPTPEELTEEQKRMTVDAKEKAEEEITSITSDENMKLLRFCRRILATVSAIDRSLRDTKGDAFVERLHASLPNISSSADVTQYRVEAGASQDAIEHAYSEWATRVRFEYCDLTVPTAGQDDDVTPHYKFFYDNEARMLANSDIPKRSLAIAKELAILTTNLPVSWGSSIFLRVDETRVDVIKALITGPEGTPYHNGCYLFDIFLGPSYNQSPPNVKYMTTNGGKYRFNPNLYADGKVCLSLLGTWQGPGWVSGKSTLLQVLISIQSMILCDEPYLNEPGWATGSGTPASQAYSANVRRMVVRTAMLGNLKNPPEPFAEVIQTHFRLKANSIIAQLDEWLSKDDGKSTAPDGAAYSGVTINKADSSGSSNGFAKDIEELKGLLKSLGD
- a CDS encoding ABC transporter domain-containing protein C20G4.01, with protein sequence MGAAAITGKSTLLQLLAGKKLINTPGAELTIKGQDVFRNSPSGVTFLGTEWAMNPVVRGDIVVSAFLDSVGGYRHKERRDILLDILDIDLDWHMHQISDDATHIFDGLNNFPTHVAHMRYGSFVTLPTPYNPNPSLGTSSTSTLYNLALQWLKEDRDYRRELERNGQQITRGARRDQAVPSDSETFYRK